The segment CAATAATGCAGTCAAACAGCGAGGCTGAAATGATAGACGCCATTCAGAAGAAAGATTACGATGCGCTTATAATAAACCCTGCAGCCTATACACATACAAGCATTGCGATAAGAGACGCCATATCAGCGGTGGGCAGACCTGCTGTTGAGGTGCATATCTCTAATATTCATAAACGTGAAGAATTCAGAAAAAAATCCTATATCGCCGAGGTTGCAACAGGGCAGATAAGCGGCTTTGGCGGAGACAGCTACCTCCTTGCCCTCAGGGCTGTAAAAACCATTCTCTTTAACTAAGCCCCATGAACTCACGGCTTGCCGGCATAAGAGCGTCTTTTAAAGGCATTGACGGGTTTCTTGTAACTGATATAAATAATGTCAGGTATTTTACAGGATTCAGAGGCTCTTCAGGATTTCTGTTGATAACGAAGACAGCGAATTTTTTTGTTACTGACTTCAGATATAAAGAGCAGGCAGGGTGCGAGGTTAAGGGATGGGATATTGTTATTGAGAAAGAAAAAAGAGCCAGGACCGTCTCTGCGCTTGCCAAAAAGCTTGGGATAAACAGGCTTGGCTTTGAATCATCTGTTTCATACGGTTTTTTTGATGCGCTTTCAAAAAAAGGCATTGCTCTTAAACCTTTTAAGG is part of the Nitrospirota bacterium genome and harbors:
- the aroQ gene encoding type II 3-dehydroquinate dehydratase, yielding MKVLIIHGPNLNMLGKREPEIYGTFSLDDVNNKLTALAAELGVKLSIMQSNSEAEMIDAIQKKDYDALIINPAAYTHTSIAIRDAISAVGRPAVEVHISNIHKREEFRKKSYIAEVATGQISGFGGDSYLLALRAVKTILFN
- a CDS encoding aminopeptidase P family protein is translated as MNSRLAGIRASFKGIDGFLVTDINNVRYFTGFRGSSGFLLITKTANFFVTDFRYKEQAGCEVKGWDIVIEKEKRARTVSALAKKLGINRLGFESSVSYGFFDALSKKGIALKPFKDFIERLRAVKEDREKALIKEAVRRAESAFLAVKPYIKAGAKEKRLAMMLEENLKREGCKSIPFDIIVASGRNSSMPHARPSEKRLDAGDLVVIDWGEKQKVIFLI